The genomic DNA TAGATACTGGATTGATAGATCGCCAATCCGTACGGTTCGATCCGCCGCGTCGAACCGGCCCGGCCTGGCGACTGGTAATCGATTTCGACGATCCGGTGCTCGACGATCGCGCGATTGATCGTCCGCAGGATTCCCGCGTGCTTCTCGTAGGTCTTCGTTGGCACGCCGTAGACGCACAGCGTTTCGCGGAACTTGGAATAGTGGTCGTAGACGCCGTTGGGGACCTCTTCCTCCAACTTGTTCCAAAACGATTCGACCCCCTGCCAATACTGGGTTCCCGCCAACGGGTTCAAAAGATCGCGGCCGATCGATAGCGCGATCAATTCCGTCGCGGTCGCACTGATCTTATGGATGCCACGATCGACGCGGCCCAATTTCCAGACCTTGCCGCGTTGATTGGTTTCGACATCGAGATCGTAGCCGGCCGATTGCAACGCTTCGATATCGCGGCGGACCGTTCGTTCGTGAAGCTTCGACAGCCCCAGATCGGTGATCAGATCGTCGCGGATTTCATCCAACGTCCGCCCGTACCTGGCATCTTCCAACAGTTGCAGGATCTTGTGCTGCCGAATCAGTTGCTCGTTTCTCGCCATCCATGAACCCGTGTTGCGATCGGATCGATTTAGTCAGCGGTCACAGCCCGCCTGCGCCGCTGCAATCCATCCTAACGCCTCCGCCGCTCAGGGAAAGGAGAGGTTTTGATGCCAGCATTGGGGCCCGCCTGAACGAGTCCCCACCGATGCTCGACAGACGACGTCGAGCGATCTCACGCCCCCCCCGGCACCAGCGTAGGGAACTCCGGCTTGCGGCTCGAAGCCCCGCAAACGTCGGTTAATAAGGATGCTTTTGTTGCAGGAAGTCGCCGACGGTACTGATAGGACGCGGTTCTTCGGCCGGCTTAGTCAACTTGCTGAGAAAACTCTCCGACTTCTTCTTTTTCTTCGGCTTATCGTCGAAGGGGTTCAGGAAGTCGGTCGTCTTGTCCCAAGCCGATCGAGTGCTTGTGCCGACGCTGCTCCAAAAGCCGGGCTGCTTCGACTTGGTAACCTTCTTCTTTTGCGAGACGGTCGGAAACTTAATGCTTGGCATTTTAGGAGCGGACCAATTCAGCGGATTCAATTTGCTGAAAACCGACGGCCCATCGGCTTCGATCTTTGGCGGTTGTGCCATCACCGAGCTTGGGGCGCAGGCCAACGAGACGAGACTGACAAGCGTCAGGAAAATTGGGAACATTCGAGGGACCATGATGACCTCCTTTGAGGTTAGTAGTTTGGGGTTGTTTCTTCTTGAGGATTTGCTGTGATACGAGCGGGGGAGGCGTTTAATCGAACCGCGACCCAGTCGTCTTTTGTCAAAAATCCGCGAGCTCGCGAGACGACGTCCATCGATTCGGAACCAAATCGGTTCGTCATATGGCTGGTCAGCCGCGACATCTGTTCGCCGCGGACCAAGGCGACCGAACCCTCGGATTCTTGCAGGTGGTCCGATAGCCGATTGAGCCATCGCCCGTTGTCGTCGATTTCGACGGCGGGCAAAGCGCCGTCGGCGTAGAACACCCAGCTCGGTTCGATGTTACCAGCGACGATGATCTCGTCGCGCGAGTGATCGGACAGCTGTTGCATCAACAGATTCAATTCGCTGCGGTGGTTGTCCGCCAATCGGGGCCCCAATGAGAAGAGCAGCCCGGTGGCTAATACGCCGCCGACAACAAACGATCGGATCCCGAGATCGGCATGTTTTTCGACGGTCAACGCTGCGCCGATACAACTGGCGACGGCCAGCACGATCCCCGCGATGCCAACGATCGACGCGTCGGGCAGGATCTCGGTTGCCGGACCGGCTAATCCGATCGCGATCCCAATTCCCACGGCGATGCCACATAAATAGCCAGCCTTCAGCCAGCGTGGACGGTCGAATTGCGACTCGCCCACGCGATGCAGGAACCAGCCGATGCAGAGAGCCACGCCCGGGTAGCAGGGGGTGATATAACTGGGGAGTTTCGTCGCGGCGATCGAGAAGAAGCCGACGTAGACGGCGGCCCAGCAAGCTGACAGGACGATAGCCGGGCGGACTTCGGGTTGCTTCTTGTAGCCGTCGTACGCTGCGATCACG from Rosistilla oblonga includes the following:
- a CDS encoding helix-turn-helix transcriptional regulator encodes the protein MARNEQLIRQHKILQLLEDARYGRTLDEIRDDLITDLGLSKLHERTVRRDIEALQSAGYDLDVETNQRGKVWKLGRVDRGIHKISATATELIALSIGRDLLNPLAGTQYWQGVESFWNKLEEEVPNGVYDHYSKFRETLCVYGVPTKTYEKHAGILRTINRAIVEHRIVEIDYQSPGRAGSTRRIEPYGLAIYQSSIYVIAAAEEVEDPKERMRHWKLDRFTKATALDEWFKPDPDVDIQTHLNRSFGIFSGEATESVQIRLSSFGAAWVREDPWHTEQQLDMQPDGGAILTVSSAHPRELMPKLLSLGAEAEVIGPESFRTAVTDVIARLAKTYAVEPSDGH